One stretch of Ipomoea triloba cultivar NCNSP0323 chromosome 8, ASM357664v1 DNA includes these proteins:
- the LOC116026706 gene encoding homeobox-leucine zipper protein ATHB-13-like isoform X2, with the protein MTSCIGMDFFPTNFMLQTPHHDPNDHHHHHPSTALSPLFPSCTTPPPQNFHGVVGVSSFLGGKRSSMNICEEALSHGDVQEEVSDEEEGSLQAGENSKKRRLNTEQVKALEKSFEVGNKLEPERKMQLARALGLQPRQIAIWFQNRRARWKTKQLERDYESLKRQFDAVKAENDALLAHNQKLHAQIVALKNSRCRESIQPTESINLNKETEGSCSNSRSENSSAEIMKLEISARSTAAIDSHPTTTTTATTSSLFPDPSVKEESLSNMFCGGDDHSAGFWPWLDQHHFN; encoded by the exons ATGACTTCTTGCATCGGAATGGATTTCTTCCCCACCAATTTTATGCTTCAAACCCCTCATCATGACCCCaatgatcatcatcatcatcatccctcCACCGCTCTCTCTCCCCTCTTTCCTTCATGCACTACTCCTCCTCCTCAAAACTTCCATG gaGTAGTGGGTGTGAGTTCATTTCTTGGTGGGAAGAGATCATCAATGAACATTTGTGAAGAGGCATTGTCACATGGAGATGTGCAGGAAGAGGTGTCagatgaggaagaagggtcATTGCAGGCAGGAGAGAATAGCAAGAAGAGGAGACTGAACACGGAGCAAGTGAAGGCTCTGGAGAAGAGCTTCGAGGTGGGAAACAAGCTTGAACCCGAGAGGAAAATGCAGCTGGCTAGAGCTCTGGGTTTGCAGCCCAGACAGATCGCCATTTGGTTCCAGAACAGACGAGCTAGGTGGAAGACTAAGCAGCTGGAAAGGGACTACGAATCCCTCAAGAGACAGTTCGACGCTGTCAAGGCTGAAAATGATGCCCTTCTTGCTCATAATCAAAAGCTCCATGCCCAG aTAGTGGCACTGAAGAATAGTAGGTGCAGGGAGAGCATTCAACCCACAGAATCCATAAATCTGAACAAAGAGACAGAAGGATCATGCAGTAACAGTAGGAGTGAAAACAGCTCTGCAGAAATAATGAAGCTAGAGATCTCAGCAAGGAGCACAGCCGCCATTGATAGCCATCCAACAACTACAACTACAGCTACAACATCATCTCTGTTCCCG GACCCGAGTGTGAAGGAAGAGAGCCTATCCAACATGTTCTGTGGGGGAGATGATCACTCTGCAGGATTCTGGCCCTGGTTGGATCAACACCATTTCAATTGA
- the LOC116026706 gene encoding homeobox-leucine zipper protein ATHB-13-like isoform X1: MTSCIGMDFFPTNFMLQTPHHDPNDHHHHHPSTALSPLFPSCTTPPPQNFHGVVGVSSFLGGKRSSMNICEEALSHGDVQEEVSDEEEGSLQAGENSKKRRLNTEQVKALEKSFEVGNKLEPERKMQLARALGLQPRQIAIWFQNRRARWKTKQLERDYESLKRQFDAVKAENDALLAHNQKLHAQIVALKNSRCRESIQPTESINLNKETEGSCSNSRSENSSAEIMKLEISARSTAAIDSHPTTTTTATTSSLFPAGIPHLFQNNNNNSSSSSRQSDLIHHCLKMQDPSVKEESLSNMFCGGDDHSAGFWPWLDQHHFN; encoded by the exons ATGACTTCTTGCATCGGAATGGATTTCTTCCCCACCAATTTTATGCTTCAAACCCCTCATCATGACCCCaatgatcatcatcatcatcatccctcCACCGCTCTCTCTCCCCTCTTTCCTTCATGCACTACTCCTCCTCCTCAAAACTTCCATG gaGTAGTGGGTGTGAGTTCATTTCTTGGTGGGAAGAGATCATCAATGAACATTTGTGAAGAGGCATTGTCACATGGAGATGTGCAGGAAGAGGTGTCagatgaggaagaagggtcATTGCAGGCAGGAGAGAATAGCAAGAAGAGGAGACTGAACACGGAGCAAGTGAAGGCTCTGGAGAAGAGCTTCGAGGTGGGAAACAAGCTTGAACCCGAGAGGAAAATGCAGCTGGCTAGAGCTCTGGGTTTGCAGCCCAGACAGATCGCCATTTGGTTCCAGAACAGACGAGCTAGGTGGAAGACTAAGCAGCTGGAAAGGGACTACGAATCCCTCAAGAGACAGTTCGACGCTGTCAAGGCTGAAAATGATGCCCTTCTTGCTCATAATCAAAAGCTCCATGCCCAG aTAGTGGCACTGAAGAATAGTAGGTGCAGGGAGAGCATTCAACCCACAGAATCCATAAATCTGAACAAAGAGACAGAAGGATCATGCAGTAACAGTAGGAGTGAAAACAGCTCTGCAGAAATAATGAAGCTAGAGATCTCAGCAAGGAGCACAGCCGCCATTGATAGCCATCCAACAACTACAACTACAGCTACAACATCATCTCTGTTCCCGGCAGGGATTCCTCATCTGTttcagaataataataataattcatcaTCATCGTCAAGACAGTCGGATCTTATCCATCATTGCCTCAAAATGCAGGACCCGAGTGTGAAGGAAGAGAGCCTATCCAACATGTTCTGTGGGGGAGATGATCACTCTGCAGGATTCTGGCCCTGGTTGGATCAACACCATTTCAATTGA